GCCAATACGACGAAGTTAAATTCTGCAGGGCCAGCACTTGCTAAGTTAGACGGTGTGCATGCCTTAACCGACGTAACAGGTTTTGGTCTAGCGGGTCACACCCTAGAATTGGCGCGAGGTTCAAAACTTACCGCACAAATTGATTGGCAAGCAGTTCCCCTGCTAACTCATGTTCAAAGCCTGGCTGATCAAGGCATCATCACCGGCGCATCAGATCGTAACTGGCAAAGTTATGGATTAGAGGTTTGCTTGCCAGAGCAATTTACTCCTGCACAACAAGCTCTTCTCACAGATCCTCAAACTAGCGGTGGCCTACTCGTATCATGCAGCGCAGATAGTGTTGACGCTGTTTTAGAAATCTTTCAGAAGCACGACTTTGCTAGCGCGCGCGTCATTGGAAAAATGGTGGACAAGCAAGAACAGCATCTAAAGGTCTTGCTTTAATCTGCGTTTAAATTAAAGACACTCGAGAAATCGAGTTGTCCATTACCCGCTTTACTGTGAACTTCGTAAAGCTTGCGGGCTAAGTCTCCTAATGGAACACTGGCGTCTAGATCGCCTGCATTCTCGGTCGCCAGCCCCAAATCTTTCAACATCAAATCTACGCCAAAGCCTCCTGCGTAAGCTTTAGATGATGGCACATTCTCCATAACGCCGGGGCAAGGGTTGTAGAGTTCCAAGACCCAATTACGTCCCGAGCTCTTGGACATAATATCTGAGAGCACTTTGGGGTCCATGCCATTGGCTATGCCTAAACGCAATGCCTCGCTAGTCCCTAGCATCTGAATACCCAACAGCATGTTGTTGCAGACCTTAACAGTTTGGCCACTACCATTTGCGCCCGCATGAAAGACATTCTTACCCATCTGCTCTAGCAATGGCCTTGCACGCACAACAGCAGCTGAATCGCCACCCACCATAAAGGTCAAGGTGCCCGCTTGGGCTCCTGCCGTTCCACCAGATACCGGTGCATCAATCATGGCAAAGCCCTTAGCTTTTGCTGCCGCAGCCACAACTTGAGAAACCTTCGGAGAAATCGTAGAGCAATCTATCAGCAAGGCCTTAGGGCTCGCCGTAGCAAGTAAACCAGAATCACCTAAATACAAAGCCTCCACATGGCGCGAGGCTGGGAGCATGCTGATGATGACCTCAGCATCTTTAGTAGCTTCTGATGCACTGTGCGCAGAAACGCCACCAGCAGCCTTAAAAGCATCGAGCTGAGCCTGCACCAGATCAAAGCCGTGGACTTGATGCCCTGCCTTAATTAAATTGAGGGCCATGGGCAGTCCCATATTACCCAAACCCAAGAATGCGACTTTCATATATGCCCCTAATGAGATGATGCAGTTCTAAGATCTCACTATAGCTTGCTTATAAACTTGTCGAATAAATTACCGGGGAATGGCATGAGCATCAAAGTGATTGGCCTGATTCAGTTAAATGACCTAGAGGCTTTTGAGGAGTATCGCTCTCAAGTGGGAGATACAGTAGCCCTGTATCGGGGAAAAATTGCATCACGTGGATCTTTTAATGCATTCCTCTGGAATGAATTACATTGTGGCTCCTTTAGCGCCTTTGTGGAGCTCGAGTTTCCTAGCCTAGCGGACTCCCAGGCTTGGGCTAGTAGCCCGGAATATCAAAATTTGCTACCCATCAGAACAAAGGCGATGAAGCTGACGCTATTTTCCATCAGCGAATCAAAATAAAGCCCGGCTCCTTGTGGGGGCCAGGCTGAATTCAACTCGGAGTAAGACGAATTACTTCTTAGCTTCCATCGCTTCTTTAGCGGCTGTAATTTCTTTACGACGCTCTTTACATGCCCCAGCAATCTCTTGTAAAGCTTTGCGAGCACGCGCTGCAGATGCCTTAACGCCTTTTTCAATGAACTTTTCGTTTTCTGCTTTATATGTTTCAAAAGCAGCCAACAATGTATCGTGTTGTGACATCTTGTCTCCTATGTTTCTAATCAAAGTATGAGTATTGAGCTCGGAATTAGTATATCCCCATAAAAACCACTGGATTTCACCGGTAATATCAGGGATAACTCTTAGATGCTATAAAACCCCCAAAATAGAAAAAATATAAAAACTAACGGAGACACACGTGAAATTCAGAAATATCCCTTGTTTTGCCGATAAAACAGGCAGTTACACCCCTTTTAACTCCAGGGCAGCACAAGTCCTGAAATAAAGCGCAGCAGTGCTGCGGCAAAGTAAATCCTGCTGATTGAATCCAATTTCAATCGGTAAATGCAATGAATACAGAGAAAAAGAGATGACTATCAAATATCAAAATTACGCTTTTGTTAGAAACAAGCTGCTTAAAAAAGAAGAAATTGCACTACTAGATGTTCGCGAAGAAGATCCCCATGCTCAAGAGCATCCTTTATTTGCAGCCAACTTCCCGCTATCCCGTATTGAGGTCGATGCATTTAGCAAGCTGCCTAGAAAAGATGTACCCATTGTTACGCTCGATGATGGCGAAGGCGCTGCGCAGCTGGCAGCGCAAAGACTTTCTGAACTCGGTTACTCAGAAGTATTCGTATTTGAAGGCGGAGTTCCAGCATGGAAAGCGGCTGGCGGAGAAGTCTTTAAGGATGTCAATGTTCCCAGCAAATCTTTTGGTGAATTCGTAGAATCCAAAAGACATACGCCCTCTTTGTCTGCACAAGAAGTAAAGAAGTTAATTGATGACAAAGAAGATGTGGTGGTGGTGGATGTGCGCCGCTTTGATGAATATCAAACCATGAGCATCCCGACTGGTATCAGCGTACCAGGAGCTGAGTTGGTCTTACGCCTTCCAGAGCTCGCACCCAATCCAAAGACGAAGATCATCGTCAACTGCGCTGGAAGAACACGGAGCATCATTGGCACCCAATCTCTGATTAATGCGGGCATCCCCAACGAGGTCAAAGCTTTACGTAATGGAACAATTGGGTGGACCTTGGCCGGTCAGGAGTTAGACAAAGGGCAAAGTCGCAAATTTACAGAAGTTAGCGAAAGCACTGCAATCGAGGCTGCTCAACGCGCTCGTGATGTTGCTGATCGGGCTGGTGTGAAGCGTGTCAATCTGACTGACATTGAAAAATGGAAATCTCAATCTGAACGAACCACCTACTTCTTTGACACCAGAACTCCTGAAGAATATGAAGCGGGTCACCTACCCGGATTCCGCTCGACGCCTGGCGGACAACTAGTACAAGAAACCGAAATGGTCGCCCCAGTTCGTGGCGCACGCATCGTGTTATCCGATCCCGGTGGCGTGAGAGCAAATATGCCAGCCTCATGGCTTGCTCAGATGGCTTGGGATGTATATGTCATTGACGATATCGAAGCTGCAGATCTCAGCGAGAAGGGTTCCTGGATCCCTTCCCTGCCCAGCATGCCGAGTATTCAAACGGTGGATGTCAAGACGGCTTCCTCATGGTTGCCGGGAGATGGCAGCACAATTTTCATCGATCTCAGCACACATGCAAATTACGTCAAGGGTCATATACCCGGTAGCTGGTTTGCACTACGTTCACAGTTCTCGCTTGCATTGAACAATCTGCCGCAAGCCAATCGTTATGTACTCACGAGCACAACAGGTGAACTTGCTGTATTTGCTGCACAAGAAATACAGGCGCTCACCACTGCCGAAGTCGTTGTCTTAGTGGGTGGCAATAAGGCTTGGATTGATGCCGGTTTAGAAATTGAAAAGGGTGCTACCCATTTAGCATCACCACCATTAGATCGCTATAAGCGCCCATACGAAGGTACTAGCGTTGATCCAGCAGCAATGCAGGCCTATCTTGATTGGGAGTTTGGCTTAGTTGAGCAACTGGGTAAAGATGGCACGCATCACTTCTGGGTACTGTGATCCAATCTGGTGGCGCTAGTACGCGCCACCAATTTAGAATGCTTATGTATAAAACAATTACTCTTTTAGCCCTATCACTCGGACTTTTGGCCTGCAGCAGGGAGACTTACACCACCTGGACATGCACCGATAGCGCTGGGGCTAAGTCAACCATGATTCTTAAAAAAGCGCAGATGCAGTTTCAGGACCGTCAATTTGATTACTGTGGCAGCCTAGGTACTTTGAGTTACTTTGATTTAAAGTGCCCCGCTCAAATACAGACATCTAGCAATGTTTTTACACCCAGCTCTGGAAAGCTGATTAGCAATACAAATGAATTTCAGTGCAATGCCCTCTAAACAGCAAAATCCTCTAAACCCAAAGAAACTCCTGCTAAGCAAATGGACGGCAGTGAAACCCAGTCATAAGCGAAAACATTTCTTAGTCAGCAAAGTCATTCTTCCTGAACTTCCGGATGCTGCGATTGAATTCATCGAACTAGAGGCCGTCTTTGATAAGAGCACACAAGTGATTCCCTGGCGAGATCTGAAAGAAACTGATATCTGGCTTCAGGGTTGGGTATAAAAAAAAGGCCGTCTTATGTGAAGACGGCTTTTTTACTACAAACTACCTCAGAAATTCTTACTTCGTTTTCTTCTTAGTATCCGCAGAGCTTCTGAGCTCTTCAATGTTTTTTTCAGCAGCATCTGCTACTTGATTAACAATCTTTCGGCCCTCTTTAAACATCTTCTGACCAGCGGTCGACATGTCATGAACTACTTTGGATAACTTATCGGCATGGCCTGGGATCTTACCTTCAACATCCTCAAGCCAGTTCACCAAAGAGCTACGCACTTTTTCTAAATGTTTCTCAGTGCCATCGGCAGCATCGTCACCAATATCCTTTAGGACGGATTTGACTTTCTTCTGATACACCGTCGCACGCTTTGCCGCCTCTTTAGTAGCTGACTCTTGCAGCTCCTTAAGCTTAGTAAGATCATTTTTGGCGGCTGACTTGGCGCTCTCCATGGCATTTTTCATGCCCCACTGAATCTCTTCAAGATGGTGTGCGCTCAGATCTTTTGCTGCATCCAATAATTTATGGGAATACGCAAATAACTCCTTTGCCTTTTCTTGTTGCCAAGCTTGTATATCCTTCTTATCCATTACTTTTCTCCCTTAGTTGAATTTGGATATTGCCTTACATTTCCACTCTATACCCAAATCAGAAACTTGCCAATTCCCTGCTGTATAGGCATTAAAATTAGGATATGAGCGAAAGAAAAAACCCTTACGAGATTATTGGCGGTGCGGCAAAGGTTGAAGAATTGGTCGACCGCTTCTACGATTTGATGGCTCTAGAGGAGCCTTTTGCTGAGTTGCGGGCCATGCACTCCCCAGATCTATCCAACTCCAGAGATAAACTTAAGCTTTTTTTAATAGGATGGATGGGTGGTCCAGACGTTTACTCACCTAAGTATGGTCATCCCATGCTGCGGGCTAGGCATCTACCCTTCAAGATTGGTCTAACAGAGCGCAATCAATGGCTGGCCTGTATGTATCGAGCCATGGAAGACTGCGGCATTGATGGTCAGATTGGCGCGCAGCTAGAGGAGTCTTTTTTTAATACAGCTGACTGGATGAGAAACCAGCCAAACTAATACATTGGCCACTCTAGGGCGGCCCTATATTGCCTGTGCGCAAGCAAAGCCACTGGCCCAGGCCCACTGGAAATTATGACCCCCTAGGTGCCCAGTTACATCAACGCACTCACCAATGAAATAGAGACCAGGATGGTTTCGAGACATCATTGTTTGGCCATCTAACTCTTTGGTATCTACCCCACCTAGCATCACCTCTGCTTTTTTCCAACCTAAAGTTCCAGCCGGCTTTACCGACCAATTGGTGATGAGCTCTTTGAGTGCCTGTCTATCTTTTTTGGAAACCTCAGCCCACTTTTTACCCAAGAGATTTCTTTGTTCGGCAAATGCCTTTGCTAAACGCAGTGGCATCACCGAGGCCAGAATGTTCTCGGTCAACTTAAGGCGATTGTCTTCATGATTGAATAGCTCATCACAACTGAAGCGCCCATTGGCCTCTACTGCACCCAGCCAATCAATATGGATTGCCTCGCCTTCCACCCAGTAACTACTAGCCTGTAAGACAGCAGGGCCAGAGAGGCCTTTATGCGTTAAGAGCAGATCCTCATTAAAGCGACAGGCTCCATAGCGCATGCCTTTTGATCCTGCAGCAATACGAACCGGCAAGCTGAGACCAGACAAGGCCATCAGATGATCAAATTCCCCAGAGGTGAATGAGAGAGGCACCAAAGCGGGACGTGGATCCACCACTTTCAAACCAAACTGCTTGGCAATATCTAGGGAATAGGCTGTTGCTCCAATAGCGGGAACTGGTAAGCCACCTGTCGCCATCACTATCGACTTAGATCTCTCGGTGCCAGTACTGGTCTTTACAATCCATACACCGGCTTCCTGGGAGATTGACTCCACTATCACTGGGTGACGAATATCAACATTCCCTTTAGCGCACTCACTTAATAACATCTCAATAATCTGCTTGGCAGAATCATCGCAAAACAATTGACCTTGATGTTTCTCGTGATAGGCAATGCGATATGACTGCACTAACTTAATGAACTCCCGAGATGGGTAGCGGGCCAACGCACTTTTTACAAAATGTGGATTTAAAGAAAGAAAATTAGCGGGGCTACTGTGTAGATTGGTGAAGTTGCAACGACCTCCACCACTAATGCGAATTTTTTCACATAAGACGTCGGCATGATCTAGCACTAAAACTGTTTTATCTAATTGGCCAGCAACCCCAGCACAAAAGAGCCCAGCGGCGCCGCCACCGATAACGATGGCATCCCATACTTTACTCACAGCTTACTTAAAGCGCTCAATGACTTCAGTCGGCAGCTTGAGTTTTTGCATATGCAAACGGGTATAAGCCTGCCGAAAATTTTTGGTCATGGAGATCATCACTGAAGCAGTCCAAGCAAAGGCAAACATGCCTGAGAAGGCGATGATGATTGCTAACATTTTCCAACCACTAGGCAAGAGATCATCCATAAAACCCATGGCGGTATAGGTGCTGCCACTAAATAAAATACTCTCACCTAAATTGGGCAAGAGATTAAATGCTCTGAGCGAAATTCCCCAAAGAATAATTTCAAAGATGTGCGTCAGAAATAAACACAGGACACTGATATAAAACACGAGAGCTACTGAAGAGTACTTATGCTCCGAAAGATATAGAAATGACTTCACCTCATAGCGCTTAGCAATTTGGAGTAATGCAAGCCCATGTACTAGCATCACCACGAGTAGCATGGCTATCCCAAACAAATAGGCTGGTAGGTCCAGTTCGGAGGTGAGGGTTACGGTATTGGGAATAGTCATAGTATCTGTGCGTGTATTTTACAGTTCTCTCTGGCACTTTAGGCCAACTGATACCAGTCGCAAATCACCTTCCAAGCTTCTGGGGCAGTCTCAACAAAATGGATGAGATCCAGGTCGGCCTGCTCAATAACACCGTGCTCTAGCATTTGTTTGAAATTAATGACCTCTTGCCAGAATGCTTTTCCAACCAGGATGATCGGAAAGTGCTGAACCTTTTTAGTTTGCATTAAGGTGAGCACCTCAAAGAGCTCGTCAAAGGAACCAAAACCCCCTGGGTAGGCCACAATCGCCCTCGCTCTCAACATGAAGTGCATTTTGCGAATAGCAAAGTAATGAAAACGAAAACTAAGGCCTGGCGTTAGGTAAGCGTTAGGATTTTGCTCTCGCGGCAGGCTGATATTAAAACCAATGCTCTTATCACCAGCCTCAAAAGCACCACGATTGGCAGCTTCCATTATTCCGGGTCCACCACCAGTAGCGATATGCAACTTATTTCTATCCTCTGATTGGGTAGCGTTATAGCCAGCCACAATAGCGCCGAACTCTCTTGCTGAATCGTAGTACTTACAGTGCAGCAATGCTCGCTTTGCTTCAGCTATGGCTTCTGGAGTTGTCGCGCTATTTTCTAGCTCTCGGGCTTTTTCACAACTCACAAAACGCGTAGAGCCAAATACCGTAATCGTGTGTTCAATGCCATGCTCATGCAATAAGATCTCGGGCTTCAATAGCTCCAACTGAAAGCGCAGGCCCAAAGTCTCGCGCCGAGCTAAAAAGGCTTGATCATCAAATGCAAATCGATAGGAATCTTCAGAATTATTTTCTTCCAACTGACTTCTCTGAAGATTCAGAAAATCAGTGATAGTTTGAGAGTTATTTACAGGGAGTCTGGGACTCATCTTTGGACCTTTTTTCCAAGCTTTAAAAATGGCTTCATGTAGATTCTGGATATCATCCGCCTGACGATGAGGTCCAGAGATACACCATCAAAATTAGTATTACTACCTAGAATATTGCATTAATTTGGCTTCTAGGGCTTATTCGGATTTACCGCCAGCACTTCAAGCGTTAATATTAGAAGATATTAACCAAACCGAAGGAAAAGCAATGAGCAACCGTTCAATCATCATCATGGTACTAGTATTACTTGGTGCTACAGCCTACTTACTCATCAAAGGCGATGGCGACATTGATATGGGTGGCGAAAAGCATGGTGCTGAGGCAGCACACATGGAAGAGGCTAAGAAGGATGCTCCGGCAGCTCCAGTTGCGCCCGCAGCCGCTCCTGCAGCAGCGCCAGCGGCCGACGCTAAGAAATAATCTCTTCCAGAGAGAAATAAGCCGCGGTTCGCCGCGGTTTTTTTGTAACTTTTTATTTGCGCCCTTTTTAAATGAATCAAGTTAATCCAGCATTACTTAGCTCTTTTGCACCCACCGGTATCTTGCGCGTGGGCATTAATTTAGGCAACCCTCTTTTAGCTAGCGTAGATGGCGATACAGGGAATCCCAAAGGGATTACGGTCGATATAGCCAATCACATTGCCAGCAAGCTAGAGCTACCAATAGTTTTTACTTGCTACCCAATGGCAGGAGCTACTGTTGAGGCTGTCAAATCGGGAGCGGTAGATTTGGTATTTGTGGCAATCGATCCAGTCCGTGGAGCCGATATTAGCTATACACCTGCTTACATTCAGATTGAGGGGGCTTATGTGGTGAAGGACTCTTCGCCACTGCATCAGAATGAAGATGTAGATGCGCCAGGCAATGAAATTGTGGTTGGTAAAGGCAGTGCCTATGACCTTTATCTCACCCGTGAAATCAAACAAGCGAGCTTGCTACGCTCAGCCAACTCTCAAGCAGTAGTTGATGACTTTATGTCCGGAGTCGGGAATGTTGCCGCCGGAGTTAAACAACAATTAGAAAGCGATGCACAACGTTATGAAGGCTTGCGCTTGCTGCCAGGTCGCTTCATGGTGATCAATCAAGCTATTGGCATTCCTAAAGCGCGGGTGGATTTTGAAAAAACCAATGCCTACCTCAGCACTGAGATCGAAGCACTAAAGGCTTCTGGATTTATTAGAGAGGCAATGCAACGCCACCAAGTTCAGGGTGCCAAAGTTGCTGAATAAGTCTTAACAAGAATAAGTATGTAGTCGCTCTGGAATGATGACATTCTTCCACTCAAGCTCATCCCGAATGGATTGAGCTAAAACCGCTGAAGCCTCTGGCTCACCGTGAACCACAAAAACAGATTTGGGCGCCGCTTCAAATCCTTGCAACCAATCCAATAAGCCGGCTTGATCAGCATGGGCAGATAAGCCACCAATCGTATGAACAGATGCACGCACCGGAACCTCTTCACCGAAGAGACGTACTTTAGCTACCCTATCCACTAAACGCCGACCCAGACTACCGTAGGCCTGAAAGCCAGTAATCACAATTGCGTTTTGTGCACGCGGCAAATTATTCTGCAAGTGATGAACAATGCGGCCTGCATCGCACATACCACTTGCAGAAATAATGATCGCCCCACCCTTAATCTTATTCAGCGCTTTAGACTCCTCTACATCCGCGATGAAGCGTAGGTCTACAGCCCCAGGATTTTTCTTAAACCACTCAAAGGTAGATTGGGACTCTATATCCAGCTGCGCAAAGAAGCGCTGAGTCAAATGGGTAGCTGCTGTTGCCATTGGGGAATCCACCCAAATACTGAGATGAGGCAATAAATTGCGCTTGACCAAATCAATTAACAGAAACAGCATCTCTTGAGTACGGCCTACTGCAAATGCAGGGATGACGATATTTCCATGGGCACTCAATGTGCTAGTTACTACTTCAATTAATTCAGCTTCAGTATCGGCTAAAGTTTTATGCAGACGGTCACCATAAGTTGATTCCACCACCACAACATCTGCTTGAGGAATCCTCGCAGGATCAGGCATCAATAACTTACCCTTCATGCCAATGTCCCCAGAGAAAACACAGCGCTTTTTCTTGGCATGGTCTTCCGTGATATCAATCACAGCAATTGCAGATCCCAAGATATGGCCTGCATTCTGAAACTCGAGGTCTATACCCTTGCAAAGCTCTAGATGCTTTCCATAAGCTAGAACTTCACATTGCCCAAGAGCAAGTTCAGCCTCTTCCATAGAGTACAAGGCGACAGGTAAGTCACCGCGCCACTTACCCGCCTTTTGTCTGCGCTCTGCCCGCTCTACGTCGGAGCGCTGTAGATGAGCGCTATCTGGCAGCAAGATTTTTAGTAACTCGAATGTGGCATCCGTGCAATAGATGGGACCAGAGAACCCTTGGGCACAGAGTCTTGGTAATAGGCCACTATGGTCAATGTGCGCATGTGTCAGCACAATGAAATCAATTTCCTTAGGAGAAAACGGTAAAGACTCTAAGTTCTTGGTGGTGGCCTCGCGCCCACCCTGGAACATACCGAAGTCGACCATGAATCGGACCTCACGCCCACCAACATTAGCCTGCACGGAATGTCTTGAACCCGTCACCTCACCTGCCGCACCTAGAAATTGTATTTTCATGGTTTAAGCATACTCCCGATAAAATCCATTGTTAAGCCACTCATAAGAGCGATACTATTTACATGAATGCCCCAGCCGAACTGAAATCTCTTGAGCTCATCACTCGCCTTAAGCGAGCGCCCTCAGAGCACAAGGGTAATGCTGGCAAAGTATTGCTGATTGGTGGTGCGCCTGGCATGGCTGGTGCCTTGATGTTATCTGGCAGCGCTGCACTGCACTTGGGGGCTGGCTGGACGATCTTGGAGATGCTCGATCCAACAGCCGCTCATGCAATGCCGGAGCAAGCTGAACTCATGGTCCGCTTAGCCAGCTTTAATGCCGTAGAGCAATTACAAGCTACAGCACCGGATGTCATTGCGATTGGCCCAGGATTGGGTTTCTCAGAAATTGCACGAGATTGGCTGATGACTGTTCTACGCTACCCAACAGTACCCGTAGTAGTTGATGCTGATGCACTCAGCTTGATTGCTGATACTCCCGAGTATTTGGATCTACTCAAACAACGCAATCAAACATTCCCAGGCAAGACTGTTATTACTCCGCACCCCGGAGAAGCGGCACATCTCCTTAATACTGCAGCGGATAACATTCAAGCAAATCGCTTGAGCGCTTTATCTCAGCTCATCGCACTTACCAACTCCATCGTGGTTCTCAAAGGTCAACATACGCTTATTGCCTCACCCGCACAATCAGCGGTGCAATGTGCACAAGGCAATCCTGGCATGGCCGTTGGCGGAATGGGTGATGTATTAACCGGTAGTATTGCAGCCATTGCCGCCCAAGGCATACGCCACAATCTCAATCTGTGGGAGGCCAGTTGTGTTGGAGTTCAACTGCATGCGTCTGCAGCAGACAGTTTGGTAGATAAGCAGATTGGCCCAATTGGACTTACACCATCTGAGGTCATTTTGGAGATGCGGAGTCTTTTAAATAAGCTGTTATAAAACAGCATGCAATCAGCTAGCGGAATCCTTCATCATCGTCGTTATCTCTACGGCCTCTTCATGGCTGGCTTGGGCTCTGTGCTGTTTTCTGGAAAAGCCATTCTGATCAAACTGGCCTTTGGCTATGGTGCCAATGCAGAAACCTTGATTGCATTACGGATGCTAATGGCCCTCCCCCTCTTCTGGGGAATTTATTGGTGGCAAGCACGTAGACAAGTGATGAGCCCACTGTCTTGGCGAGATCAAGTGAAGATATTTGTCCTTGGCTTTATGGGTTACTTTCTCTCTAGCTATCTCGACTTTTTAGGACTTCAATATATCTCCGTAGGTCTGGAGCGGATTGTGCTGTACCTGACTCCAACCATCGTGCTACTGATTTCTTATTTTGTATTAAATAAATCGATTAGCCGCCTGCAATGGTATGCGCTGCTGGTTGGATATCTTGGTGTCATCGTTGTGTTTATTCAAGATGCTAGCTCCACCGGTTCTCTAGCCGTGCTCGGCATGTTGCTG
The genomic region above belongs to Polynucleobacter sp. AP-Ainpum-60-G11 and contains:
- a CDS encoding NAD(P)/FAD-dependent oxidoreductase; protein product: MSKVWDAIVIGGGAAGLFCAGVAGQLDKTVLVLDHADVLCEKIRISGGGRCNFTNLHSSPANFLSLNPHFVKSALARYPSREFIKLVQSYRIAYHEKHQGQLFCDDSAKQIIEMLLSECAKGNVDIRHPVIVESISQEAGVWIVKTSTGTERSKSIVMATGGLPVPAIGATAYSLDIAKQFGLKVVDPRPALVPLSFTSGEFDHLMALSGLSLPVRIAAGSKGMRYGACRFNEDLLLTHKGLSGPAVLQASSYWVEGEAIHIDWLGAVEANGRFSCDELFNHEDNRLKLTENILASVMPLRLAKAFAEQRNLLGKKWAEVSKKDRQALKELITNWSVKPAGTLGWKKAEVMLGGVDTKELDGQTMMSRNHPGLYFIGECVDVTGHLGGHNFQWAWASGFACAQAI
- a CDS encoding ABC transporter substrate-binding protein; the protein is MNQVNPALLSSFAPTGILRVGINLGNPLLASVDGDTGNPKGITVDIANHIASKLELPIVFTCYPMAGATVEAVKSGAVDLVFVAIDPVRGADISYTPAYIQIEGAYVVKDSSPLHQNEDVDAPGNEIVVGKGSAYDLYLTREIKQASLLRSANSQAVVDDFMSGVGNVAAGVKQQLESDAQRYEGLRLLPGRFMVINQAIGIPKARVDFEKTNAYLSTEIEALKASGFIREAMQRHQVQGAKVAE
- a CDS encoding rhodanese homology domain-containing protein; translation: MTIKYQNYAFVRNKLLKKEEIALLDVREEDPHAQEHPLFAANFPLSRIEVDAFSKLPRKDVPIVTLDDGEGAAQLAAQRLSELGYSEVFVFEGGVPAWKAAGGEVFKDVNVPSKSFGEFVESKRHTPSLSAQEVKKLIDDKEDVVVVDVRRFDEYQTMSIPTGISVPGAELVLRLPELAPNPKTKIIVNCAGRTRSIIGTQSLINAGIPNEVKALRNGTIGWTLAGQELDKGQSRKFTEVSESTAIEAAQRARDVADRAGVKRVNLTDIEKWKSQSERTTYFFDTRTPEEYEAGHLPGFRSTPGGQLVQETEMVAPVRGARIVLSDPGGVRANMPASWLAQMAWDVYVIDDIEAADLSEKGSWIPSLPSMPSIQTVDVKTASSWLPGDGSTIFIDLSTHANYVKGHIPGSWFALRSQFSLALNNLPQANRYVLTSTTGELAVFAAQEIQALTTAEVVVLVGGNKAWIDAGLEIEKGATHLASPPLDRYKRPYEGTSVDPAAMQAYLDWEFGLVEQLGKDGTHHFWVL
- a CDS encoding phasin family protein; this translates as MDKKDIQAWQQEKAKELFAYSHKLLDAAKDLSAHHLEEIQWGMKNAMESAKSAAKNDLTKLKELQESATKEAAKRATVYQKKVKSVLKDIGDDAADGTEKHLEKVRSSLVNWLEDVEGKIPGHADKLSKVVHDMSTAGQKMFKEGRKIVNQVADAAEKNIEELRSSADTKKKTK
- a CDS encoding DUF1330 domain-containing protein — its product is MSIKVIGLIQLNDLEAFEEYRSQVGDTVALYRGKIASRGSFNAFLWNELHCGSFSAFVELEFPSLADSQAWASSPEYQNLLPIRTKAMKLTLFSISESK
- a CDS encoding group II truncated hemoglobin, with product MSERKNPYEIIGGAAKVEELVDRFYDLMALEEPFAELRAMHSPDLSNSRDKLKLFLIGWMGGPDVYSPKYGHPMLRARHLPFKIGLTERNQWLACMYRAMEDCGIDGQIGAQLEESFFNTADWMRNQPN
- a CDS encoding NAD(P)H-hydrate dehydratase, which codes for MNAPAELKSLELITRLKRAPSEHKGNAGKVLLIGGAPGMAGALMLSGSAALHLGAGWTILEMLDPTAAHAMPEQAELMVRLASFNAVEQLQATAPDVIAIGPGLGFSEIARDWLMTVLRYPTVPVVVDADALSLIADTPEYLDLLKQRNQTFPGKTVITPHPGEAAHLLNTAADNIQANRLSALSQLIALTNSIVVLKGQHTLIASPAQSAVQCAQGNPGMAVGGMGDVLTGSIAAIAAQGIRHNLNLWEASCVGVQLHASAADSLVDKQIGPIGLTPSEVILEMRSLLNKLL
- the mmsB gene encoding 3-hydroxyisobutyrate dehydrogenase; translation: MKVAFLGLGNMGLPMALNLIKAGHQVHGFDLVQAQLDAFKAAGGVSAHSASEATKDAEVIISMLPASRHVEALYLGDSGLLATASPKALLIDCSTISPKVSQVVAAAAKAKGFAMIDAPVSGGTAGAQAGTLTFMVGGDSAAVVRARPLLEQMGKNVFHAGANGSGQTVKVCNNMLLGIQMLGTSEALRLGIANGMDPKVLSDIMSKSSGRNWVLELYNPCPGVMENVPSSKAYAGGFGVDLMLKDLGLATENAGDLDASVPLGDLARKLYEVHSKAGNGQLDFSSVFNLNAD
- a CDS encoding LOG family protein — its product is MSPRLPVNNSQTITDFLNLQRSQLEENNSEDSYRFAFDDQAFLARRETLGLRFQLELLKPEILLHEHGIEHTITVFGSTRFVSCEKARELENSATTPEAIAEAKRALLHCKYYDSAREFGAIVAGYNATQSEDRNKLHIATGGGPGIMEAANRGAFEAGDKSIGFNISLPREQNPNAYLTPGLSFRFHYFAIRKMHFMLRARAIVAYPGGFGSFDELFEVLTLMQTKKVQHFPIILVGKAFWQEVINFKQMLEHGVIEQADLDLIHFVETAPEAWKVICDWYQLA
- a CDS encoding MBL fold metallo-hydrolase RNA specificity domain-containing protein, coding for MKIQFLGAAGEVTGSRHSVQANVGGREVRFMVDFGMFQGGREATTKNLESLPFSPKEIDFIVLTHAHIDHSGLLPRLCAQGFSGPIYCTDATFELLKILLPDSAHLQRSDVERAERRQKAGKWRGDLPVALYSMEEAELALGQCEVLAYGKHLELCKGIDLEFQNAGHILGSAIAVIDITEDHAKKKRCVFSGDIGMKGKLLMPDPARIPQADVVVVESTYGDRLHKTLADTEAELIEVVTSTLSAHGNIVIPAFAVGRTQEMLFLLIDLVKRNLLPHLSIWVDSPMATAATHLTQRFFAQLDIESQSTFEWFKKNPGAVDLRFIADVEESKALNKIKGGAIIISASGMCDAGRIVHHLQNNLPRAQNAIVITGFQAYGSLGRRLVDRVAKVRLFGEEVPVRASVHTIGGLSAHADQAGLLDWLQGFEAAPKSVFVVHGEPEASAVLAQSIRDELEWKNVIIPERLHTYSC
- a CDS encoding TIGR02450 family Trp-rich protein; the encoded protein is MNFSAMPSKQQNPLNPKKLLLSKWTAVKPSHKRKHFLVSKVILPELPDAAIEFIELEAVFDKSTQVIPWRDLKETDIWLQGWV